A stretch of the uncultured Desulfobacter sp. genome encodes the following:
- the raiA gene encoding ribosome-associated translation inhibitor RaiA, with translation MQVTITFKKIEASDALKSYVNKKLKRFDKMLDGPADANVVLSIEKIRHIAEITLTSGPLSIHAKESSESMYATIDILADKVKSQITKHKEKEKKHMSGNKASLTDTREFSLEEPLPGDMRDIIEEPLETKPMDIEDAVIELESGKKSFYVFMNARTEQVNVIYKHNNGKLGLIAPQG, from the coding sequence ATGCAGGTCACCATCACGTTCAAAAAAATAGAAGCATCTGATGCCCTCAAGTCCTATGTAAATAAAAAGCTTAAGCGGTTTGACAAAATGTTGGATGGCCCGGCTGATGCAAATGTGGTCTTAAGCATTGAAAAAATAAGGCATATTGCTGAGATCACTTTAACCAGCGGCCCACTTAGCATCCATGCAAAGGAATCGAGCGAAAGCATGTATGCCACCATTGATATTTTAGCGGATAAAGTGAAAAGTCAAATAACAAAGCACAAGGAAAAAGAAAAAAAACACATGTCAGGCAACAAGGCGAGCCTGACGGATACCCGGGAGTTCAGTCTTGAGGAACCACTGCCCGGGGACATGAGAGATATTATTGAAGAACCCCTTGAAACAAAACCTATGGACATCGAAGATGCGGTGATTGAACTGGAATCGGGCAAAAAATCTTTTTATGTTTTTATGAATGCCCGCACAGAACAAGTCAATGTGATCTATAAACACAATAACGGTAAATTGGGACTTATCGCCCCCCAAGGATAG
- the rpoN gene encoding RNA polymerase factor sigma-54: MELGLQQSLALTQQLVMTPQLQQAIKLLQLSRLELAEMIQQEMEQNPALEEVSTEDTSDKAITAQETQTRETETEAPVKEVTIEERVPSDTDWENYINEYNSTGRIHMEAESSEAPNYEAFTSEKQTLEAHLKWQLMLSDLPDEEENIGHIIIGNLNRDGYLCADVEELAQTAEADIHTVEEVLALLQTFDPPGVCARNLCETLLIQVRQLGIENEIITRIITDHLKNLENRNSKKIAKALKISVEDVRAAVKIIQFLEPKPGRKFATEEPAYITPDIYVYKVGDDFKIVMNDDGLPKLKISRFYRDAVATGKKIPKETKTYLNEKMQSASWLIKSIHQRQKTIYLVMESIIKFQREFFEKGIAYLRPLILKDIAEDIEMHESTISRVTTNKYAYTPQGLFELKYFFNSSIERVDGPSMASASVKERIRQLIDNEDPNAPLSDDKIAAILQESDIQIARRTVAKYRKVLNILPSNKRKQL; encoded by the coding sequence ATGGAACTTGGATTACAACAAAGCCTTGCACTGACGCAACAGCTGGTCATGACGCCCCAGCTCCAGCAAGCCATTAAACTGCTCCAGCTGTCCCGGCTTGAACTTGCCGAAATGATCCAGCAAGAAATGGAGCAAAATCCGGCACTTGAAGAAGTCTCCACGGAAGACACCTCTGACAAAGCCATCACGGCCCAGGAAACCCAAACCCGGGAAACGGAAACTGAAGCCCCTGTCAAGGAAGTCACCATTGAAGAACGGGTGCCCTCGGATACGGATTGGGAAAATTATATCAATGAATATAACTCCACCGGCAGAATTCATATGGAGGCTGAAAGCAGTGAAGCCCCAAATTACGAAGCATTTACATCCGAAAAACAAACGCTTGAAGCGCATTTAAAATGGCAGTTGATGCTTTCGGATCTGCCGGACGAAGAGGAAAACATTGGTCACATCATCATTGGTAATCTAAACCGGGACGGATATTTATGCGCAGACGTGGAAGAACTGGCCCAGACGGCTGAGGCCGACATTCATACCGTTGAAGAGGTACTGGCTCTGCTTCAGACCTTTGACCCCCCCGGCGTGTGTGCCAGAAACCTGTGCGAAACGCTGCTAATACAAGTCCGGCAGCTTGGCATTGAAAACGAAATCATCACCCGGATCATTACGGATCATTTAAAAAACCTTGAAAATAGAAACAGCAAAAAAATTGCCAAGGCCCTTAAAATTTCTGTTGAGGATGTACGGGCCGCAGTAAAAATCATCCAGTTTCTTGAACCCAAACCCGGCAGAAAATTTGCCACAGAGGAACCCGCCTACATCACCCCTGACATATATGTTTACAAAGTTGGTGATGATTTCAAAATTGTTATGAACGATGACGGCCTTCCCAAACTAAAAATTTCAAGATTTTACAGGGATGCTGTGGCCACCGGCAAAAAAATCCCCAAGGAGACCAAAACCTATCTCAATGAAAAGATGCAGTCCGCCTCCTGGCTTATAAAATCCATTCATCAGCGCCAGAAAACTATCTACCTTGTCATGGAAAGCATCATAAAATTTCAAAGGGAATTTTTTGAAAAGGGCATTGCCTATCTGCGGCCTTTGATCCTCAAAGACATTGCCGAAGATATTGAAATGCATGAGTCTACGATCAGCCGGGTGACCACCAACAAATACGCCTACACGCCCCAGGGACTGTTTGAGTTGAAATATTTTTTCAACAGCTCCATAGAGCGGGTTGACGGTCCTTCCATGGCATCAGCCAGCGTCAAGGAGAGAATAAGGCAACTCATTGACAATGAAGATCCAAACGCGCCTTTAAGTGATGATAAAATCGCCGCAATTCTGCAGGAATCAGACATTCAGATTGCCCGGCGAACCGTGGCAAAATACAGAAAAGTGCTTAATATTCTGCCGTCCAATAAACGCAAACAACTATAG
- a CDS encoding PTS sugar transporter subunit IIA — MKISDILKLDAIIADLKAKNKTEAIEELSQAVSPVAGAEAEDVSAVLLEREHLGSTGIGGGIAIPHGKLETVKSIAVGFGRSIKGIEFNSLDNRPVHLFFLLLTPEHSTGGHLKVLAQISKLLKMDQFKERLLAAGSQEQIHQIILENDEEF; from the coding sequence ATGAAAATCAGTGACATTCTAAAGCTGGACGCTATTATCGCAGACCTGAAAGCCAAAAACAAAACAGAGGCCATAGAAGAACTGTCCCAGGCTGTTTCACCGGTGGCAGGCGCAGAAGCCGAAGATGTCTCAGCTGTCCTGCTGGAACGGGAGCACTTGGGCTCCACAGGTATCGGCGGCGGCATCGCCATTCCTCACGGCAAACTGGAGACGGTTAAGTCCATTGCAGTGGGATTTGGACGCAGCATCAAAGGCATTGAGTTTAATTCCCTGGACAACCGGCCGGTCCATCTTTTCTTTCTGCTTTTAACACCCGAACATTCCACAGGGGGGCATTTAAAGGTTCTGGCCCAAATTTCAAAGCTGCTGAAAATGGATCAATTTAAAGAACGCCTGCTCGCAGCAGGCTCCCAAGAACAGATTCATCAGATCATTCTGGAGAATGACGAAGAATTTTGA
- the lptB gene encoding LPS export ABC transporter ATP-binding protein gives MSRLVLENLVKTYGGKTVVDQVSLTVDQGQVTGLLGPNGAGKTTTFYMTVGMIRPEKGTVHLDGEDITRHPMYIRARKGIGYLPQETSVFKKLTVRENITAILEVIDKKVMDIDQKAESLMEELGILSLAGQKAASLSGGERRRLEISRVLATDPLFILLDEPFAGIDPLAVIDIQKIISQLTDKGIGVLISDHNVRETLGVCDTAYIMSQGVVMESGPPEKIISSKVAKRIYLGDNFRL, from the coding sequence ATGAGCCGACTGGTACTGGAAAACCTTGTAAAGACCTATGGTGGCAAAACCGTAGTGGATCAGGTCAGCCTGACTGTGGACCAGGGACAGGTAACTGGACTTTTAGGCCCCAACGGTGCCGGCAAGACCACCACGTTCTATATGACTGTCGGCATGATCCGTCCGGAAAAAGGCACCGTTCACCTTGACGGGGAGGATATAACACGGCACCCCATGTATATAAGGGCCAGAAAGGGTATTGGTTACCTTCCCCAGGAGACATCCGTATTCAAAAAACTAACTGTCAGGGAAAATATAACGGCCATTCTGGAGGTCATTGACAAAAAAGTCATGGATATTGACCAGAAAGCTGAAAGCCTGATGGAAGAACTTGGGATTTTGTCTTTAGCCGGTCAAAAGGCAGCATCCCTGTCTGGTGGAGAGCGGCGGCGCCTGGAGATTTCAAGGGTGCTTGCCACAGACCCATTATTTATCCTGTTGGACGAACCCTTTGCCGGCATTGATCCTTTGGCTGTCATTGACATCCAGAAGATCATATCCCAGCTTACGGACAAAGGTATCGGGGTATTGATATCAGACCATAATGTCAGGGAAACATTAGGCGTATGCGACACAGCTTACATCATGAGCCAGGGCGTGGTTATGGAATCAGGTCCGCCAGAAAAAATTATTTCAAGCAAAGTAGCCAAACGAATTTACCTGGGAGACAACTTTAGACTTTAA